A region of the Flavobacteriaceae bacterium MAR_2010_188 genome:
TGTAATGGATATTACTAAAGACAAACAACTTCTTTCAATATTACAAAGCAGTGAGGAAAAATTTAGAACAATTGCCGATAGCGCACCAGTAATGATTTGGTTGACTGATGATGAAAAGAATATTAACTTCTTCAGTAGCAAATGGTATGAATTTACCGGATGTACTTCTGCCGAACTTCTTAATGGCGGTTGGAAAGATGTGGTTCATCCTCAAGATAGAGAGCATGTTTTAGATGTGTATACTTCTAATTTTGACAAACGACGCAAATTTACCTTAGAGCATAGAATACGAAATCATGAAGGCGGTTATTGTTGGTTCTTGGTACATGGAAGACCAATTTTTCATGCCGACAATGAGTTTGAGGGCTATATCGGCACATGCGTAGACATTAACGAGCAAAAGGAATTTACCCAAAAGTTAGAAGAATTGGTTGGCCAAAGGACTGCCGAACTAGAACGTTCTAATAGCGAATTGCTAAAGGTAAATATGAACCTAGAAGAATATGCCTATGTGGCAAGTCACGATTTACAAGAACCGATTAGAAAAATTAGGACTTTTAATTCTATTATACGAGATACCACTACTTCTCAGGAAACTATAGAATACAGTGATAAAATTGATCGAGCGGCCTCACATATGACCTCCTTGGTAAAGAATATTTTAGATTATAGCCGTCTTGCTGAAGCTACATTTAATCATGAAGAAATTGAACTCGATGTATTGTTCCAGGAAATAGTTGATGATTTAGATCTTTTAGTTGAAGACAAGAGCGCACAAGTGTCCTTCGAAAATTTAGGAACTGTGCATGGAATCTATATGCAATTATTACAACTATTTAGTAATATACTCAAGAATTCATTGAAATTTAATGATGGTATTCCGGTCATAACAATCAGCTCCAGTAAAGTTGCTGGTTCGGAAATCGATTCAGACGAAATTTTAAATACAAAAATTGACTATGATTTAATAACGATTCGCGATAACGGAATTGGTATTAAAGAAGAATATTTAGAACAAATATTTAAGCCATTTAAAAGATTTAGCTCAAAAAGCAAATACGGAGGGACCGGTATTGGTTTAGCTATATCAAGAAGAATCGTTGAATTGCATAAGGGAATAATAAAGGTTGAGTCTGAAGTAGATAAGGGAACTGCGTTTAATATTTATCTGCCATCAGTACGTAAAAGATAATATTAGCAACCTCCAGTTCCATATAAATTTGAAAAATCGAAAAAATAGGTAAATAAAAAAACCGACCTAAGAGACATAAGACCGGTTTTATAAACTAAGTAAGTGAAAGTATATATTAAGCTGTTGCAGCTATCGTATTGTACTGATCCTTATAATGCTTAGGGCAGCAATCATATTTTTGTTTAAATATTTTAGAGAAATAACTTCTACTAGTTATTCCAATACTATAAACAACTTCAGATATATTTAGATCGGTATTTTTAATAAGATATTCAGCTTTTTTAACTCGTACGTCACGTATGTAATCGGTAACGGTGGTATCATGCATCATTTTAAAGCCTTCTTGAAGCTTTCTTGGAGATAATCCAGTCTTTCTGCATAGATATTTGATTGACATCGGTTTCTCTGGGTTAGCCTCGATAAAGTCGGATAGTTGAGTAATAGCGTCCATCTCTCTTTCTGACAACGAACTTTTATTTTTATTTCTGTTGGCCAGATCGTCGGTATGCTGTTGAATCTCTAGACCTAATATCATATGTACATAACCTTCGGTCAGGAGATTGCGAACCAATCCTTTTTGAGTTATAGCATCTAATTGCTTAACGACATCGGCAATTTTTAGATTATAAGAACCAACATATAGATAAGAGACATTTTCATTTTTCAAGAATGTGTGTCTTAGCATATAATTAAGGTCCATCTCTTCGTTAGATTTTGGACCAGTAGTATTTACGACAATAAGGACTGTTTTAAGAGCTTGGTCTTTATCAAAATAAAGATTATTCTCTTCATTATTTTTGCTGGCTAAGATACCTGTTTGGTATTTCTCTAAAGTCTGTCTCTCGCCATCTTTTCCGAAGCTATGAGAATATTGGCCTTGAGTACAATAGGTAAAGTATATAGGTGATGTATCTGGTGTTTTTAAGGACACACAAACATCTTCATTAAAAATGATGTCGAAGTCGATATATGAAATACCACCCTTTAAGGCAATACCTTTAATTACGCCTTGACCAAAATCATTATTAATTTTTAGATGGAACTCTCCGGTCTGCTCTGAAGAAACACCGCCGAAAAAATTCTGCATCTGCTCGAACATATTGGAAATAGAACCTGATTTTAAAAATGTAGTTTTCATGAATATAGTTTTGTTAATTCAATTCTTTTTACTCGTTAAAGATTTTCAACGCTATTTCAGTTACGCGGCGTTAACCAACCACGTTACCAAAGAAGCTAGCCAAGCAATCCAAATTACAATTGCCGAGTACCATAATCCTTTTAAGATTTCTAAGTTTTTCATTGCCCCTTAATTAAATAGTTGTTTTTTTTTGAGAAATCGGACAGGTTAGTCAGTCAGTACAGCAATCCTAATTCTCCACATATATGGTTTTCGTTTAACCATGTACCAAAATTCGGATATAACAGGACTTAATCTGTTACAGAATCTTAGGATTGTATTATAAGATTACAGGATATATCTATAAACAAAGTGGTTTCAGAAGATAAATGCTAAAAAAATTAAGAATAAAAAAAATCAGTTATAACCTTAGGAGAAAGGTTTCCTTGTTTAATGAAGAATTAAAATACTGCCAGTTTATTTTTAGAACCTTGTCGATGGTGTCTTTAAGCTTATTATAATTATAAGGCTTATTAATATAAACGTTGGCTCCATGAATAAATGTCTGATCAATATCATTTTCAGATGAAGAAGTAGAATATATGGCAATAGAAATATCAGAATATTTTTGATTAGAACGAATTTCCCTTAAGCAATCCATTCCGTTTATAATAGGCATATTTAAATCGAGAAATATTATAGACGGGAGATTAGGATCATCATTTAAGTGATCTAGAAGTTCATAACCATCCTCAAACATTAAGAGGTCGGTATTTATTTTAAGTTCGTCAATGGCTTTGCTGAAAAGAATACGGTCATCCTCATCATCATCCACTAATATGATTCTTAAAAAATCAGTTGCCATATTTATTGATTAACTCTAAATTTTCGGGAAACTTGAGAGCGTTTAAGAATTAGTTTCTGGAATGACGAAGGTGTCAATCCAGTCGTTTTTTTGAACTGGCTAGAGAGATGTGCAACACTGCTGTAATTCAATTTATCTGCAATTTCAGTAAGAGTCAACTTTTCATTCAAAAGAAGAAACTTAGCGTGATCGATTTTTTTTAAGATTAAAAAGTTTTCTATAGAACTATAGGTCGTCTCAGAAAACACGTTGGATAGATGGGCGTAAGAATAATTGAGTTTTTCTGAGAGATACGATGAAAGTTTAACCCGCCTGGATTCATCATTCTCTAACATGGAGGCGATAGTTTCCTTTATTCTCTGTACTAATTCGGATTTACCATTATCCATGAGCTCCATTCCCCACAGAGCAAATTCAGTCTCGAGATGAGCTACCTGTTCTAAAGTCAGAGGTGTATCAAAAACAACCTCACCCCTACCAGAAACAGTGTAATCGATACCCAAGATATCGAGCTGATCTTTCAGAATTTTTCTGCAGATAAAATTCAAGTCGAATTTTACAAAGATTTTTTTCAATGAATAGTAAAAAGTTAGTTCTACAAATTTAATTAATCCCTAGATTCTGCTTGACAATTTAGAGTAAATTTGTGATAATATTCGGGTAAAACAGTCCTAAATATAATACTATTTGTACGATATCAACTACTTATATAAAAATAATTATCAGCAATAGAAGGAAAACAAACATAAACCAAAGCCAGTGGTAATTGAACTTAAGCGGGTTTTTGCCAAATAATAGGGTAGAAATTTTATAGCTTATATTTCTGTTTTTAGAAATTAGATTAT
Encoded here:
- a CDS encoding transcriptional regulator, AraC family → MKTTFLKSGSISNMFEQMQNFFGGVSSEQTGEFHLKINNDFGQGVIKGIALKGGISYIDFDIIFNEDVCVSLKTPDTSPIYFTYCTQGQYSHSFGKDGERQTLEKYQTGILASKNNEENNLYFDKDQALKTVLIVVNTTGPKSNEEMDLNYMLRHTFLKNENVSYLYVGSYNLKIADVVKQLDAITQKGLVRNLLTEGYVHMILGLEIQQHTDDLANRNKNKSSLSEREMDAITQLSDFIEANPEKPMSIKYLCRKTGLSPRKLQEGFKMMHDTTVTDYIRDVRVKKAEYLIKNTDLNISEVVYSIGITSRSYFSKIFKQKYDCCPKHYKDQYNTIAATA
- a CDS encoding Response regulator receiver domain-containing protein gives rise to the protein MATDFLRIILVDDDEDDRILFSKAIDELKINTDLLMFEDGYELLDHLNDDPNLPSIIFLDLNMPIINGMDCLREIRSNQKYSDISIAIYSTSSSENDIDQTFIHGANVYINKPYNYNKLKDTIDKVLKINWQYFNSSLNKETFLLRL
- a CDS encoding transcriptional regulator, AraC family (manually curated), whose protein sequence is MKKIFVKFDLNFICRKILKDQLDILGIDYTVSGRGEVVFDTPLTLEQVAHLETEFALWGMELMDNGKSELVQRIKETIASMLENDESRRVKLSSYLSEKLNYSYAHLSNVFSETTYSSIENFLILKKIDHAKFLLLNEKLTLTEIADKLNYSSVAHLSSQFKKTTGLTPSSFQKLILKRSQVSRKFRVNQ